One window of the Scyliorhinus torazame isolate Kashiwa2021f chromosome 24, sScyTor2.1, whole genome shotgun sequence genome contains the following:
- the LOC140400186 gene encoding LOW QUALITY PROTEIN: zinc finger protein ubi-d4-like (The sequence of the model RefSeq protein was modified relative to this genomic sequence to represent the inferred CDS: deleted 2 bases in 2 codons), which yields MVNLGLFGELFCVSLLLTVCGKRYKNRPGLSYHYAHSHLADEEGDDEKDFGATDPPIAPKGGAGATSRRLQEIESSQERADGLALPNNYCDFCLGDSGLNKKTGQSEELVSCSDCGRSGHPSWLQFTPVMMAAVKTYRWQCIECKCCNLCGTSENDDQLLFCDDCDRGYHMYCLTPPMSEPPEGSWSCRLCLDTLKEKASIYQNPNPPPS from the exons ATGGTGAATCTGGGTTTG TTTGGTGAATTGTTCTGTGTTTCCCTCCTCCTGACAGTCTGTGGTAAACGCTACAAGAACCGGCCGGGGCTCAGCTATCACTATGCCCACTCCCACCTGGCGGACGAGGAGGGTGACGATGAGAAGGACTTTGGAGCCACAGATCCCCCTATCGCACCGAAGGGAGGAGC TGGGGCGACCTCCAGGCGACTTCAGGAAATTGAAAGCAG CCAAGAAAGGGCCGATGGTTTGGCCCTGCCCAACAATTACTGTGATTTCTGCCTGGGCGATTCA GGACTAAATAAGAAGACAGGACAGTCTGAGGAACTGGTGTCATGTTCGGACTGTGGGCGCTCAG GACACCCTTCTTGG CTCCAGTTCACCCCAGTGATGATGGCTGCAGTGAAGACTTACCGCTGGCAGTGTATCGAGTGTAAATGCTGCAACTTGTGCGGCACCTCGGAGAATGAT GATCAGCTCTTATTCTGTGATGACTGTGATCGTGGCTACCACATGTACTGCCTTACCCCGCCAATGTCGGAGCCCCCGGAAG GAAGCTGGAGCTGTCGCCTGTGCCTGGATACTCTGAAGGAAAAGGCCTCAATTTACCAAAACCCCAACCCTCCACCCTCTTAA